A region of Kribbella sp. NBC_01245 DNA encodes the following proteins:
- a CDS encoding class I SAM-dependent methyltransferase: MADQYFSADPTSADVRRTVRARIWEREYEFSTSAGVFSRDRLDLGTSVLLREVEPDCEGGTLLDLGCGYGPIACALATEVDAADVWAVDVNSRALELTAANAKALGVDVRVALPDDVPAEVSFDRIWSNPAIRIGKPELHKMLLRWLPRLKPDGVAWLVVGKNLGADSLQRWLTDQGFPATRHASAKGFRVLRVTRGV; this comes from the coding sequence ATGGCTGACCAGTACTTCTCGGCAGACCCGACGTCCGCCGACGTACGGCGTACCGTGCGGGCGCGGATCTGGGAGCGCGAGTACGAGTTCAGTACGTCGGCCGGCGTCTTCTCGCGCGACCGCCTCGACCTCGGTACGTCGGTGCTCCTGCGCGAGGTGGAGCCGGACTGCGAAGGCGGCACGCTGCTCGACCTCGGCTGCGGGTACGGACCGATCGCCTGCGCCCTGGCCACCGAGGTGGACGCGGCCGACGTATGGGCCGTCGACGTCAACAGCCGGGCCCTCGAGCTGACCGCGGCCAACGCGAAGGCGCTCGGCGTCGACGTCCGGGTGGCGTTGCCGGACGACGTACCGGCGGAGGTGTCGTTCGACCGGATCTGGTCCAACCCGGCCATCCGGATCGGCAAACCCGAACTGCACAAGATGCTGCTGCGCTGGCTGCCCCGGCTGAAACCCGATGGCGTGGCCTGGCTGGTGGTCGGCAAGAACCTCGGCGCCGACTCCCTGCAGCGCTGGCTCACCGACCAGGGCTTTCCCGCCACCCGGCACGCGAGCGCGAAGGGCTTCCGCGTACTTCGCGTAACTCGCGGCGTTTAG
- a CDS encoding SigE family RNA polymerase sigma factor → MAVPQARSSSSESLFFETWVKTHGDALMRFAYVLTGDANLAEDAVQDALTTACAKWKKVSAADDPAAYVRRMIVNAHISWWRKFRRREVPEAEPAGTAAMTGDGAGDRAEADAVWALCATLPPRQRAAVVLRFYEELSYAEIAVLLNCAEATARSSVHRALASLKTTLSKEGAGDA, encoded by the coding sequence GTGGCGGTACCCCAGGCCAGGTCATCATCATCGGAGTCGCTGTTCTTCGAGACATGGGTCAAGACGCACGGTGACGCCCTGATGCGCTTCGCCTACGTGCTGACCGGTGACGCGAATCTGGCCGAGGACGCCGTACAGGACGCCCTGACGACCGCCTGCGCCAAATGGAAGAAGGTGAGTGCCGCCGACGACCCCGCGGCGTACGTGCGGCGGATGATCGTCAACGCGCACATCTCCTGGTGGCGCAAGTTCAGGCGCCGGGAAGTGCCCGAGGCGGAGCCCGCCGGGACAGCGGCCATGACCGGTGACGGGGCCGGCGATCGGGCCGAGGCGGATGCCGTCTGGGCGTTGTGCGCGACGTTGCCGCCGAGACAGCGTGCGGCCGTGGTGCTCCGGTTCTACGAGGAGCTGTCGTACGCCGAGATCGCCGTACTGCTGAACTGCGCCGAAGCGACCGCCCGGTCCAGCGTGCATCGTGCGCTGGCCAGCCTGAAGACCACTCTGAGCAAGGAAGGAGCCGGCGATGCCTGA
- a CDS encoding ABC-F family ATP-binding cassette domain-containing protein — protein MGHVDIAGVGFELPDGRVLLDDITFRVGDGAKVALVGANGSGKTTLVRIIADDLKAHSGSISRSGGLGVMRQFVGSVRDSSTVRDLLLSVAPPAVREAAAKLDLAELAMMESDDEKTQLRYAQAISDWGEAGGYDAEVLWDVCATAALGIPFDQCQWREVKTLSGGEQKRLVLEALLRGPDQVLLLDEPDNYLDVPGKRWLEDQLNATQKTVLYISHDRELLANTATRIVTIELGAAGNTAWVHGGGFRTYHAAREHRFERFEELRRRWDEEHAKLKQLVLMYKVKAAYNDGLASRYRAAQTRLRKFEEAGPPEAIPREQKVSMRLTGGRTGKRAVVCTSLELTGLMNPFDLEVWYGERVAVLGSNGSGKSHFLRLLANGGSDPDIEHQPVGEVEIPPVAHTGGAKLGARVRPGWFAQTHEHPELMGKTLLEILHRGDDHREGMGRELASRKLDRYELAHASEQTFESLSGGQQARFQILLLELSGATLLLLDEPTDNLDVESAEALEEGLDAFDGTVLAVTHDRWFSRGFDRFLVFGSDGTVYESPDPVWDETRVVRPR, from the coding sequence ATGGGTCACGTGGATATCGCAGGTGTCGGGTTCGAGCTCCCGGATGGACGGGTGCTGCTGGACGACATCACCTTCCGGGTCGGCGATGGCGCGAAGGTCGCTTTGGTGGGCGCCAACGGGTCTGGGAAGACGACGCTGGTCAGGATCATCGCCGACGACCTCAAAGCGCACAGCGGAAGCATCAGCCGGTCCGGCGGGCTCGGCGTGATGCGGCAGTTCGTGGGCTCTGTGCGCGACTCCAGCACCGTGCGGGATCTCCTGCTCAGCGTGGCGCCTCCCGCCGTTCGCGAGGCCGCGGCCAAGCTGGACCTGGCAGAGCTGGCCATGATGGAGAGCGACGACGAGAAGACCCAGCTCCGCTATGCCCAGGCCATCTCCGATTGGGGCGAGGCCGGCGGGTACGACGCGGAGGTGCTCTGGGACGTCTGTGCGACGGCCGCACTGGGTATTCCGTTCGACCAGTGCCAGTGGCGTGAGGTGAAGACGCTGTCGGGTGGCGAGCAGAAACGCCTTGTCCTAGAGGCTTTGCTGCGTGGCCCGGACCAGGTGCTGCTGCTCGACGAGCCCGACAACTACCTCGACGTACCGGGTAAGCGGTGGCTCGAGGACCAGCTCAACGCCACCCAGAAGACCGTGCTCTACATCAGCCATGACCGCGAGCTGTTGGCCAACACCGCGACCCGGATCGTCACGATCGAGCTCGGTGCCGCCGGCAACACCGCCTGGGTTCACGGCGGCGGCTTCCGGACGTACCACGCAGCCCGCGAGCACCGCTTCGAGCGGTTCGAGGAACTACGTCGTCGCTGGGACGAGGAGCACGCCAAGCTGAAGCAGCTTGTCCTTATGTACAAGGTGAAAGCCGCCTACAATGACGGTCTTGCCTCCCGCTATCGCGCGGCCCAGACCCGGCTCCGGAAGTTCGAGGAGGCCGGGCCACCCGAGGCGATTCCGCGCGAGCAGAAGGTCAGCATGCGCCTCACGGGCGGCCGGACCGGCAAGCGCGCCGTCGTCTGCACAAGCCTCGAACTGACCGGCTTGATGAACCCGTTCGACCTCGAGGTCTGGTACGGCGAACGCGTGGCCGTCCTCGGTTCCAACGGCTCGGGTAAGTCGCACTTCCTGCGTCTATTGGCCAATGGCGGCAGCGATCCCGACATCGAGCACCAGCCGGTGGGGGAGGTCGAGATCCCGCCAGTGGCTCACACCGGGGGTGCCAAGCTGGGTGCGCGCGTGCGGCCCGGGTGGTTCGCCCAGACGCACGAGCATCCGGAGCTGATGGGCAAGACGCTGCTGGAGATCCTGCACCGAGGTGACGACCATCGCGAGGGCATGGGCCGCGAACTGGCCTCCCGCAAACTCGACCGCTACGAGCTCGCGCACGCGTCGGAGCAGACCTTCGAAAGCCTTTCCGGCGGCCAGCAGGCCCGTTTCCAGATCCTCCTGCTGGAGCTGTCCGGAGCGACCCTGCTCCTGCTCGACGAGCCGACCGACAACCTGGACGTCGAATCCGCCGAGGCGCTGGAGGAAGGCCTCGACGCCTTCGACGGCACGGTCCTGGCGGTCACCCACGACCGCTGGTTCTCGCGCGGCTTCGACCGTTTCCTCGTCTTCGGCTCCGACGGCACCGTCTACGAATCCCCCGACCCGGTCTGGGACGAAACCCGCGTCGTCCGCCCCCGCTAG
- a CDS encoding TetR/AcrR family transcriptional regulator, with protein MRADARDNRARVLTAAEKVFGTDPDASTEAVAKLAGVGIGTVFRHFPAKRDLLEAVLTVRLERLAEQARALAEAADPGRAFYDFFDQVVTEAPGKLAVADALVKSGATAGPSAKAAGAALREAFAELLTRAQAAGAVQADAGFAEVYALLVGTSRGAIAVDLNPADRDALLALAHRALRP; from the coding sequence GTGCGCGCCGATGCCCGGGACAACCGTGCTCGCGTTCTGACCGCGGCCGAGAAGGTGTTCGGCACCGACCCCGATGCGTCGACCGAGGCCGTCGCCAAACTGGCCGGGGTCGGGATCGGGACTGTGTTCCGGCATTTCCCGGCCAAGCGCGATCTGCTCGAAGCGGTGCTGACGGTTCGGCTCGAGCGGCTCGCCGAACAGGCGCGCGCCCTGGCCGAGGCGGCGGATCCCGGCCGGGCCTTCTACGACTTCTTCGACCAGGTGGTCACCGAAGCCCCCGGCAAACTCGCGGTGGCGGACGCATTGGTCAAGTCCGGCGCCACCGCGGGCCCTTCGGCGAAGGCCGCCGGCGCCGCGTTGCGCGAGGCCTTCGCCGAACTGCTCACACGCGCGCAGGCCGCGGGCGCCGTACAAGCTGATGCCGGGTTCGCCGAGGTCTACGCCCTACTGGTCGGCACCTCCCGCGGCGCCATCGCCGTCGACCTCAACCCAGCCGACCGCGACGCCTTACTAGCCCTAGCCCACCGAGCCCTCAGGCCCTAG
- a CDS encoding nuclear transport factor 2 family protein, translating into MTSQDTPEDVFLRLVNGVAEGRRDELPALYAEQTDVRHPMSPYGDEPLTSRDELRRHFGSRAPRNVSYQPSNIRVHQTADPEVIVAEFDYVGVVPATDEPFTVPCVFVMRIRDGLIVESRDYIDHVAFAKARGQVDHLIAVLTG; encoded by the coding sequence ATGACCTCGCAAGACACCCCAGAAGACGTGTTCCTCCGGCTGGTGAACGGAGTGGCCGAGGGCCGACGAGACGAACTGCCCGCGCTCTACGCCGAGCAGACCGACGTGCGCCACCCCATGTCGCCGTACGGTGATGAGCCGCTGACCAGCCGGGACGAGTTGCGAAGGCATTTCGGCTCGCGGGCGCCGCGCAACGTCAGCTATCAGCCGTCCAACATTCGCGTGCACCAGACGGCGGATCCCGAGGTGATCGTGGCCGAGTTCGACTATGTCGGCGTGGTGCCCGCGACGGACGAGCCGTTCACCGTGCCGTGCGTCTTCGTCATGCGCATCAGAGACGGCCTGATCGTCGAATCGCGCGACTACATCGACCACGTGGCCTTCGCGAAAGCGCGCGGCCAGGTGGACCACCTCATCGCCGTACTGACTGGCTGA